One Faecalicatena sp. Marseille-Q4148 DNA window includes the following coding sequences:
- the spoIVB gene encoding SpoIVB peptidase, giving the protein MRRSRKIFLGLLIAAGLCFGSVYLSEAEENRIRQEVSAQAISQNTIIPGGMPVGLYMETEGVLVLGTDKVASADGEEKEPAANIVKSGDYITGVDDREIKNKRELLDCVKDMTGEEVILHLTRNGEKIDVKMKPVCSAPKEYKLGIWVRDNTQGLGTITFLTGDGKFGALGHGIHDSDTNGLFHISKGTLYGTSIRKIKKGEHGEPGWIEGVIVYNKYNRLGTIEKNTEEGIYGTLSNADELFKNLTPMPAAAKEEVRTGPAVIRCMVEDEIQEYEIAVTEVNLNSREVNKGFMIQITDEKLLSVTGGIIQGMSGSPILQNGKIVGAVTHVLVNDPTRGYGIFIENMLEAAE; this is encoded by the coding sequence ATGCGAAGGAGCAGAAAGATATTTTTAGGGTTGCTTATCGCTGCAGGATTGTGTTTTGGAAGCGTATATTTGTCAGAAGCGGAAGAAAACCGTATACGACAGGAAGTAAGCGCCCAGGCAATCTCTCAGAATACGATTATCCCGGGAGGGATGCCGGTGGGACTTTATATGGAGACAGAAGGAGTACTTGTACTTGGAACTGATAAAGTTGCTTCTGCAGACGGAGAAGAAAAGGAGCCGGCTGCCAATATCGTAAAATCAGGAGATTATATTACCGGTGTGGATGACAGAGAAATCAAAAATAAGCGGGAACTGCTTGACTGTGTAAAAGATATGACCGGAGAAGAAGTAATATTGCATCTAACAAGAAATGGAGAAAAAATTGATGTAAAAATGAAGCCGGTATGTTCAGCACCGAAAGAATATAAACTGGGAATCTGGGTACGAGATAATACACAGGGATTGGGAACCATTACATTTCTTACCGGAGATGGGAAATTTGGGGCGCTTGGTCATGGAATTCACGATTCCGATACCAATGGACTATTTCATATATCAAAAGGAACACTGTATGGTACATCTATCCGTAAAATAAAAAAGGGCGAACATGGCGAACCGGGATGGATAGAAGGGGTAATTGTTTATAATAAATATAACCGTCTCGGGACCATTGAAAAAAATACTGAAGAGGGGATTTATGGAACGCTGAGTAATGCAGATGAACTGTTTAAAAATCTGACACCGATGCCGGCAGCGGCAAAAGAAGAAGTTAGAACAGGACCGGCTGTAATCCGGTGTATGGTTGAGGATGAGATTCAGGAATACGAAATAGCTGTCACAGAAGTGAATTTGAATTCCAGAGAAGTGAATAAAGGGTTTATGATACAGATAACAGATGAAAAATTACTCTCTGTTACAGGAGGTATCATTCAGGGAATGAGCGGCAGCCCGATTTTGCAGAATGGAAAAATTGTTGGTGCGGTAACGCACGTTTTGGTTAATGATCCGACACGAGGGTATGGGATTTTTATTGAAAATATGCTGGAAGCGGCGGAATGA